One Henriciella litoralis genomic window carries:
- a CDS encoding alpha/beta fold hydrolase, with translation MTEITYKSPDGLDLFAKAYGPENAALTVLCMHGLTRNHKDFEPMIDALNDERRYVCVDVRGRGRSDRATDPSTYSPVNYAGDMIALMDQMQIAKTVLIGTSMGGLMAMLMAKAMPERIQGIVLNDVGPKVEQAGLKRIAAYSGSPLPVDDWSEAVDRTAKSQSVAFPDYGNEDWLAFARRTWREEENGQIRLDYDPEITRSLGEAKPGRLANFAMWRLYGAMRKIPLLIVRGETSDVLSKATAKRMVRRHKGAHLVEVPGRGHAPMLDEPVAISAISQFLETIEAGL, from the coding sequence ATGACAGAAATCACTTATAAATCGCCGGACGGCCTGGACCTTTTTGCGAAGGCATATGGACCAGAAAACGCCGCGCTGACAGTGCTGTGCATGCATGGGCTAACGCGAAATCACAAAGATTTCGAGCCGATGATTGATGCGCTGAACGATGAGCGGCGATATGTTTGCGTCGATGTGCGGGGGCGAGGCAGATCAGACCGCGCGACCGACCCGTCGACATATTCTCCGGTCAATTATGCGGGCGACATGATCGCGCTCATGGACCAGATGCAGATTGCAAAAACCGTCTTGATCGGAACGTCGATGGGCGGGTTGATGGCCATGCTAATGGCGAAAGCCATGCCTGAACGCATTCAGGGCATCGTGTTGAACGATGTCGGCCCCAAGGTGGAGCAGGCCGGGCTAAAACGCATTGCGGCCTATTCAGGAAGTCCGTTGCCGGTAGATGACTGGTCAGAAGCCGTCGACCGGACTGCGAAAAGTCAGTCCGTCGCTTTCCCCGACTATGGGAATGAAGACTGGCTCGCTTTTGCGCGTAGAACATGGCGCGAGGAAGAGAACGGACAGATCCGTCTCGACTATGATCCCGAGATTACGCGTTCCCTTGGCGAGGCAAAGCCTGGGCGTCTGGCGAATTTCGCGATGTGGCGGCTCTATGGCGCTATGCGAAAGATTCCGCTGCTGATCGTGCGGGGCGAGACGTCTGATGTCCTTTCAAAAGCGACCGCCAAAAGGATGGTGCGTCGTCACAAAGGCGCGCATCTTGTTGAAGTGCCCGGACGCGGCCATGCGCCGATGCTGGACGAACCGGTCGCCATTTCGGCCATCTCGCAATTTCTGGAAACAATAGAGGCAGGCCTATGA
- a CDS encoding spinster family MFS transporter, protein MTDFAGSKPAAAKGRAWVLAVLTLVYTFNHVDRQILVILLEPIKLELNLRDSQLGMLTGIAFAAFYATLGIPVAMWADRGNRRNIISIALLIWSGMTALSGLAQTYWQLLLARMGVGVGEAGGTPPATSMIADLYPPEQRATALGVYTTGIGLGIMAGFALGGYIYELYGWRVAFFAAGIPGVILALIVRFAIKEPVRGGSDATVDHGQAPSLGETLRFIFGQSSYLWLLAGCLLICISANAFLVFTSSLLQRTYALSPGDVALPLGLLIGGVGSVGAVVIGAVCDRLSKKDLRWRPWIIAACAALALPFAWMFLRADTAGMAYAWNLVPSFVGLIYASIAYTASQELVQLRMRSFASAFMLFCLTLIGIGCGPWIAGLLSDYFAASGSERPLARALEVILLFNAGSILCLLMSARRYREDAARAVANSRAPVAAA, encoded by the coding sequence ATGACTGATTTTGCAGGGTCCAAACCAGCGGCGGCTAAAGGCCGGGCCTGGGTGCTCGCTGTTCTGACGCTGGTCTACACATTCAACCATGTCGACCGGCAAATTCTGGTTATCCTGCTGGAGCCGATCAAGCTGGAATTGAACCTGCGAGACAGCCAGCTCGGCATGTTGACCGGTATCGCCTTTGCGGCCTTCTATGCCACTTTGGGCATCCCTGTCGCAATGTGGGCTGACCGAGGAAATCGCCGGAATATTATCTCCATCGCGCTATTGATCTGGTCGGGCATGACGGCGCTTTCGGGGCTCGCGCAGACCTATTGGCAGCTGCTACTTGCCCGAATGGGGGTCGGTGTCGGTGAGGCGGGGGGCACACCGCCTGCCACATCAATGATTGCTGACCTTTATCCGCCAGAGCAAAGGGCCACGGCGCTAGGTGTTTATACAACCGGCATCGGCCTGGGCATCATGGCGGGCTTTGCGCTCGGCGGGTACATTTACGAGCTTTACGGCTGGCGTGTCGCTTTCTTTGCGGCGGGTATTCCCGGGGTGATACTGGCACTTATTGTCCGTTTCGCGATCAAGGAACCTGTCCGCGGGGGATCGGATGCCACAGTCGACCATGGTCAGGCGCCGAGCCTTGGTGAAACGCTGCGCTTCATTTTCGGTCAGTCTTCGTATCTCTGGCTTCTGGCGGGATGCCTTCTCATCTGCATCTCGGCAAACGCTTTCCTCGTCTTCACCTCCAGCCTGCTTCAGCGCACCTATGCCTTGTCGCCTGGGGACGTGGCACTGCCGCTTGGTCTGCTCATTGGCGGCGTCGGCAGTGTTGGCGCCGTCGTGATCGGCGCGGTTTGCGACCGTCTGTCGAAGAAGGATCTGCGCTGGCGACCCTGGATCATCGCAGCCTGCGCCGCGCTTGCCCTGCCATTTGCGTGGATGTTCCTTCGCGCGGACACAGCAGGCATGGCCTATGCGTGGAATTTGGTGCCGAGCTTTGTTGGTCTGATCTATGCGTCCATCGCGTACACGGCGTCTCAAGAACTGGTGCAGCTGCGGATGCGCAGTTTCGCGTCCGCCTTCATGCTATTCTGTCTGACACTGATCGGGATTGGCTGTGGCCCATGGATCGCCGGTCTGCTCAGCGACTATTTCGCGGCATCCGGCAGTGAGAGACCACTGGCGCGGGCACTTGAAGTTATCCTGCTGTTCAATGCAGGCAGCATCCTCTGCCTTCTCATGTCTGCGCGCCGCTATCGTGAGGATGCGGCCCGCGCGGTCGCCAATTCGCGCGCGCCGGTTGCGGCGGCCTAA
- a CDS encoding flavin-containing monooxygenase, whose product MASDTSAVGAAADSEFGFDPDGLRRKYREERDKRLRRDGNEQYVEMTGKFARFLEDPYIEQADTRAALFDEKQVVIIGGGFGGLLAGARLRDAGLKDIRIIEKGGDFGGTWYWNRYPGAACDIESYVYLPLLEETGFMPERKYSRAPEILSYSRRIAEYYDLYNDALFQTEVTDMSWDEDAGRWTISTNRGDAIRAQFVIMANGPLHRPKLPGIPGIESFEGHTFHTSRWDYEYTGGDTTGGLDRLGDKTVGIIGTGATSVQIVPHVGAGAKQLYVFQRTPSSIDVRGDRETDPEWSRSLEPGWHQYRMENFNTLVSGGHAKEDLVADGWTDIIRNLGVVARQRAMADKNSPLSPDELVQLADFRKMEAIRARVDEVVKDEATAAALKPYYNQFCKRPCFHDDYLETFNRPNVKLVDTDGQGVERITERGVVAGGREYELDCLIFATGFEVGTSYARRAGYHVHGHSGQSLEEKWENGARTLHGMTVNGFPNCFIFSTIQSGFTANYPHALAEQSQHAAYIIAETLERGASRVEPTRDAEEAWTETILGAVLDRRKFLEECTPGYYNNEGQPSPEAASFAPYGKGSVAFFKLIDEWRQTSRMEGLILS is encoded by the coding sequence ATGGCGAGCGATACGAGCGCAGTAGGAGCGGCGGCAGATAGCGAATTTGGTTTTGACCCGGATGGCCTGCGTCGGAAGTACCGGGAAGAGCGCGACAAGCGCCTGCGCCGCGATGGCAATGAGCAATACGTAGAAATGACGGGCAAGTTCGCCCGGTTTCTTGAAGACCCTTATATCGAGCAAGCCGACACCCGCGCAGCGCTTTTCGATGAAAAACAGGTCGTCATTATCGGAGGTGGTTTCGGCGGCCTCCTGGCCGGCGCGCGCTTGCGTGACGCTGGTCTGAAGGACATCCGCATCATCGAGAAGGGCGGGGATTTCGGCGGCACCTGGTACTGGAACCGCTATCCGGGCGCGGCTTGCGATATCGAAAGCTATGTCTATCTCCCGCTGCTGGAAGAGACCGGCTTCATGCCAGAGCGCAAATATAGCCGCGCGCCAGAAATCCTCAGCTATTCGCGCCGCATCGCAGAGTATTACGACCTCTATAACGACGCGCTTTTTCAGACCGAAGTCACGGATATGAGCTGGGATGAGGACGCCGGAAGATGGACGATCTCAACCAATAGGGGCGATGCCATCCGTGCGCAGTTTGTCATCATGGCGAATGGCCCGCTGCACCGACCCAAGCTTCCCGGCATCCCGGGCATCGAGTCATTTGAAGGGCACACCTTCCATACGAGCCGCTGGGACTATGAGTACACCGGCGGGGACACGACAGGCGGTCTCGATCGCCTTGGCGACAAGACCGTCGGTATCATCGGCACAGGGGCGACATCTGTTCAGATCGTCCCGCATGTCGGTGCCGGGGCAAAACAGCTTTATGTCTTTCAGCGGACCCCGTCCTCAATCGATGTACGCGGTGACCGGGAGACCGATCCGGAATGGTCGCGCTCATTGGAGCCCGGCTGGCACCAGTACCGCATGGAGAATTTCAATACGCTGGTGTCGGGCGGGCATGCCAAGGAAGACCTCGTCGCTGATGGCTGGACCGATATCATCCGCAACCTTGGCGTCGTCGCGCGTCAACGCGCCATGGCCGACAAGAACAGCCCGCTCAGTCCTGACGAACTGGTGCAACTCGCCGACTTCCGGAAGATGGAGGCGATCCGCGCGCGGGTGGATGAGGTCGTGAAGGATGAAGCCACCGCTGCGGCGCTGAAGCCGTACTATAACCAGTTCTGCAAGCGGCCATGCTTTCACGACGACTATCTGGAGACTTTCAATCGCCCGAATGTGAAACTTGTCGACACAGACGGGCAGGGGGTCGAGCGCATCACCGAACGCGGTGTGGTCGCCGGTGGCCGCGAGTATGAGCTTGACTGCCTGATCTTTGCGACAGGGTTTGAAGTCGGCACCAGCTATGCACGTCGGGCGGGCTATCACGTCCATGGGCATAGCGGCCAAAGCCTCGAAGAAAAATGGGAAAACGGCGCGCGGACCTTGCATGGGATGACCGTGAATGGCTTTCCAAACTGCTTCATCTTCTCAACGATCCAGTCTGGTTTCACAGCGAACTATCCGCACGCGCTCGCCGAGCAGAGCCAGCATGCAGCCTACATCATCGCCGAGACGCTTGAGCGCGGCGCTTCTCGCGTGGAGCCGACCCGCGACGCTGAAGAGGCCTGGACCGAGACGATCCTCGGCGCCGTGCTCGACCGTCGCAAATTCCTCGAGGAATGCACGCCCGGCTACTACAATAATGAAGGCCAGCCATCCCCGGAGGCGGCAAGCTTTGCTCCCTATGGAAAAGGTTCAGTGGCGTTCTTCAAGCTTATCGACGAGTGGCGTCAGACATCCCGAATGGAGGGCTTGATCCTAAGCTGA
- a CDS encoding MmgE/PrpD family protein, translating to MSQNPMNPNFSRRGTLGLGLFGLGAALAGAPKAMAEGGAETSEATETAADVPANITPTISKYIAEIRTADVEPEFLELAKRHILDSIASAVSCKDLEPAMLGRKYALMKSEGAANGATMLGTKERVGLVDAAFGSAMIVHGSEINDFIPSAFVQPGPAVVGTAFAIAENRGLSGHDVLRSCVAGYELCGRMPKALGVRNLYRMGIANHSLGPCFGAAATAASLLGLPSEKVQHVMSYAVQQASGSWQWLLDEEHIEKTFVFAGVGARNGIEAALLVETGLTGVADCFDNEAAYMHHKMFAGGDHDPAYLIEDLATRSELTHTAYKRYPVGGPTQPAVQAVLELLPKTSPETVESIVMEMPGRWDAFRNAEMPALNLRYLASIILIDGRLDLVSAQDRDRFNNDAKVRALMEKMDVIHAPDLEVKEGETRTEPARVTLVDGKTGETKLFVPWVRGFPSHPMTRQDVLDKAMELLWPVVGKPRAKDVIDTVMDIENVPKADTIVQLIAS from the coding sequence ATGAGCCAGAATCCAATGAATCCAAACTTTAGCAGACGTGGAACACTCGGACTTGGCTTGTTCGGACTTGGAGCCGCGCTTGCAGGTGCGCCAAAAGCGATGGCCGAAGGCGGCGCCGAAACCAGCGAAGCGACTGAGACAGCTGCAGATGTGCCCGCGAACATCACGCCCACGATCAGCAAGTATATCGCCGAAATCCGGACGGCTGATGTTGAGCCCGAATTTCTGGAGCTCGCAAAACGGCACATCCTTGATTCCATCGCATCTGCGGTGTCCTGCAAGGACCTTGAGCCAGCCATGCTCGGCCGTAAATACGCCCTCATGAAATCGGAAGGCGCCGCCAATGGCGCCACCATGCTGGGCACCAAGGAGCGTGTCGGGCTTGTTGATGCCGCCTTTGGATCAGCCATGATTGTGCACGGGTCCGAGATCAATGACTTCATTCCATCCGCCTTCGTCCAGCCCGGACCGGCCGTCGTCGGGACGGCGTTCGCCATCGCTGAGAATCGCGGCCTCTCAGGCCATGATGTGTTGCGGTCCTGCGTTGCCGGGTATGAACTCTGCGGACGGATGCCGAAAGCGCTCGGCGTACGAAACCTATATCGCATGGGGATTGCCAACCACAGTCTGGGCCCCTGTTTTGGTGCGGCTGCCACCGCGGCCTCGCTGCTTGGTCTGCCGTCCGAGAAGGTACAGCATGTCATGTCATACGCCGTTCAACAGGCATCAGGCTCATGGCAATGGCTGCTCGACGAGGAGCATATCGAGAAGACATTCGTGTTCGCCGGTGTTGGCGCGCGGAATGGCATCGAAGCCGCCCTACTGGTTGAGACGGGCCTGACCGGTGTTGCAGACTGCTTCGACAATGAGGCCGCGTACATGCATCACAAGATGTTTGCAGGCGGCGATCATGATCCGGCCTATCTGATCGAAGATCTGGCGACCCGTTCAGAGCTGACGCATACGGCCTATAAGCGCTATCCCGTCGGCGGCCCGACCCAACCGGCCGTTCAAGCGGTCCTGGAGCTTCTGCCGAAAACGTCTCCAGAAACTGTCGAATCCATCGTGATGGAAATGCCCGGCCGTTGGGACGCCTTCCGCAATGCAGAGATGCCAGCGCTCAATCTTCGCTACCTCGCCTCAATTATCCTGATTGATGGGCGGCTCGACCTGGTGTCCGCGCAGGACCGCGACCGCTTCAACAATGATGCCAAAGTGCGCGCCCTTATGGAGAAGATGGACGTCATCCACGCGCCAGACCTTGAAGTGAAAGAAGGCGAGACCCGCACCGAACCGGCCCGCGTGACGCTAGTTGACGGCAAGACGGGTGAGACCAAGCTGTTTGTGCCGTGGGTTCGCGGCTTCCCATCGCATCCGATGACGCGCCAGGACGTGCTCGACAAGGCGATGGAACTGCTCTGGCCGGTCGTTGGCAAGCCGCGCGCGAAGGATGTCATCGATACTGTGATGGACATCGAGAACGTGCCGAAAGCCGATACGATTGTTCAATTGATCGCAAGTTAG
- a CDS encoding outer membrane protein assembly factor BamB family protein, whose amino-acid sequence MISRIANWCFAALLLAIALYLTIRGFTLISLGGSWYYALAGLALLGVVALLIMRRPAAGILYALIIAVTLIWSIPEAGLDLLALLPRLAAWIVVGLWFLTPWHRAAMTSSGDAKWVAGASLAGIALLVVSGFQKSPVIEFDRDASAQTATAADWADYGSTPEGTRYSALAEITPDNVTNLKEVWRFDTKIPYEYKNTPIKVGSNIFTCTSGNIVIAVDASTGKETWRFNPQNKLSGATPEALARGNTFTRGCRGVSYYEAGEDYAGQCKARILTGTTDARLIALNAETGERCSDFGEDGEVDLRQGLGPHPIFAYFHSSVPLVAGDNVVVGGWVVDNQELGNPSGALRAFNAVDGSFVWGWDVGRPGDTSFPAEGETFTLGTPNVWSIMSYDPELDLLFAPTGNASPDYYGGKRRDIDDAYNASVVAIRGATGEEVWSYRTVYHDIWDYDAPSQPTLIDIKRDGEVVPAVAQPTKRGEVFLLDRRTGEPLWPATDCPNGSAPTAAGECPVPQGPAKGDRVSPIQPFSGLPRFNAPRTEKDMWGLTPLDQLYCRIEFKKMRYEGHFTPPMPGGGVLGRDKTWGGTFQYPGNQGGYNWPSVSVDAENGLLIAQPMLLGNRIYLQTAAERAAESGREAPPASDNALTGQGPWADDTPRYGITSRFVSKWKLPFTNIASDMPCFEPPYGRLAVIDLNNNQLLWSRPIGNMRELGPFGIKPGLPFEVGTPVYGGTTTTRSGLIFQVGTLDSTFRAIDIRNGKTLWQTRLPHTANGAPITFTEDGKQYVVVAVPNNPDDGAPTGGGQLIAYALED is encoded by the coding sequence ATGATTTCACGCATCGCCAATTGGTGCTTTGCAGCCTTGCTGCTGGCCATCGCGCTGTATCTGACGATCCGCGGTTTCACGCTGATCTCCTTGGGCGGCAGCTGGTATTATGCGCTGGCAGGCCTCGCTCTCTTGGGGGTCGTGGCCCTCCTCATTATGCGGCGCCCGGCAGCCGGTATTCTCTATGCGCTGATCATTGCGGTGACCCTGATCTGGTCGATACCCGAAGCGGGCCTCGACCTGCTGGCGCTTCTGCCGCGCCTCGCGGCCTGGATCGTTGTCGGGCTCTGGTTCCTGACGCCTTGGCATCGCGCCGCGATGACGTCGAGCGGTGATGCCAAATGGGTCGCGGGCGCGAGCCTTGCTGGTATCGCACTTCTTGTCGTTAGCGGTTTTCAGAAAAGCCCGGTTATTGAGTTTGACCGCGATGCGTCTGCGCAGACCGCCACTGCAGCCGATTGGGCCGATTATGGCAGCACGCCAGAAGGCACGCGCTATTCGGCCCTTGCCGAGATCACGCCGGACAATGTGACCAATCTCAAGGAAGTCTGGCGCTTCGATACGAAGATCCCGTACGAGTACAAGAACACCCCGATCAAGGTCGGCTCCAACATCTTCACCTGCACGTCCGGCAATATCGTGATCGCGGTGGATGCGAGCACCGGCAAGGAAACGTGGCGGTTTAACCCGCAGAACAAACTGTCCGGCGCGACGCCGGAGGCGCTGGCGCGCGGCAACACGTTCACGCGCGGATGCCGGGGTGTCTCCTACTATGAAGCGGGCGAGGACTATGCCGGACAGTGCAAAGCGCGCATTCTGACAGGCACGACGGATGCAAGGCTCATCGCGCTGAACGCAGAGACGGGCGAGCGCTGTAGCGACTTCGGCGAGGATGGCGAAGTGGACCTTCGTCAGGGCCTCGGCCCACACCCCATCTTTGCCTACTTCCACAGTTCAGTTCCCCTTGTCGCGGGCGACAATGTCGTGGTTGGCGGCTGGGTCGTCGATAATCAGGAGCTCGGCAATCCGTCCGGCGCGCTGCGGGCTTTCAATGCGGTCGACGGGTCTTTTGTCTGGGGCTGGGATGTTGGCCGTCCGGGCGACACCTCTTTCCCGGCAGAGGGCGAGACGTTTACGCTGGGCACGCCCAATGTCTGGTCGATTATGAGCTATGACCCGGAGCTGGACTTGCTCTTCGCGCCAACGGGAAATGCCTCACCTGACTATTATGGCGGCAAGCGCCGGGATATCGATGACGCCTACAATGCTTCAGTCGTAGCGATACGCGGGGCCACGGGCGAAGAGGTCTGGTCCTACCGCACGGTCTATCATGACATCTGGGACTATGACGCCCCATCCCAGCCGACACTCATCGACATCAAGCGCGACGGTGAGGTCGTTCCCGCCGTCGCCCAGCCGACCAAGCGCGGTGAGGTCTTCCTGCTCGACAGGCGCACCGGGGAGCCGCTCTGGCCCGCCACGGACTGTCCGAATGGATCAGCACCGACCGCTGCGGGCGAATGCCCCGTGCCACAGGGGCCTGCAAAAGGTGATCGCGTATCACCTATCCAGCCGTTTTCGGGGCTGCCGCGCTTCAACGCGCCGCGCACGGAAAAGGACATGTGGGGGCTCACACCTCTCGATCAGCTCTATTGCCGCATCGAGTTCAAGAAGATGCGCTATGAAGGCCACTTCACCCCGCCAATGCCTGGCGGCGGCGTTCTTGGCCGCGACAAGACATGGGGCGGCACATTCCAGTATCCCGGCAATCAGGGCGGCTATAACTGGCCGAGCGTATCCGTCGATGCCGAGAACGGTTTGCTGATCGCTCAGCCCATGTTGCTCGGTAACCGGATCTATCTACAGACGGCCGCCGAGCGCGCCGCAGAATCCGGGCGTGAAGCGCCGCCGGCATCGGACAATGCTCTGACAGGGCAGGGGCCTTGGGCAGATGACACGCCGCGCTATGGCATCACCAGCCGCTTTGTCTCCAAGTGGAAACTGCCTTTCACCAATATCGCATCTGACATGCCATGCTTTGAGCCGCCTTATGGTCGGCTGGCGGTGATCGATCTGAACAATAATCAGCTGCTCTGGAGCCGCCCCATCGGCAATATGCGTGAGCTTGGGCCGTTCGGTATCAAGCCGGGCCTGCCGTTCGAAGTCGGCACGCCGGTCTATGGCGGCACGACAACGACACGCAGCGGCCTGATCTTTCAGGTCGGCACGCTGGATTCCACATTCCGGGCCATTGATATCCGCAATGGCAAGACGCTGTGGCAGACCAGGCTGCCCCACACCGCGAACGGCGCGCCTATCACCTTCACCGAAGACGGCAAGCAATACGTCGTCGTGGCTGTCCCGAACAATCCAGATGACGGCGCGCCAACCGGTGGCGGCCAGCTGATCGCCTACGCGCTGGAGGACTAA
- a CDS encoding TonB-dependent receptor yields MNSHTPLAVRLALVSATALTAALAAHAQDTGEATASAAVEQAQDQRRFNTVTVTAQRREQNLVDVPLSVSAFDGDLLADLGVADLTEVAKITPNVTLEVSRGTNTTLSAFIRGVGQQDPVAGFEAGVGIYVDDVYLNRPQGAVLDVYDVERVEVLRGPQGTLYGRNTIGGAIKYVTKGLSDDPTYEINLKAGTYNQIDGVITTSLPVTDTFRVGLSAARFHRDGFGENVITGEENYDKNLFGARISAEWDAADNFQIRAAADYSLDKSNARQGHRLIPDQLPPFTYPVLGDVFDTRAGLDAIEQRVEAYGGSLVAQWDINENWTIKNILAYREDESTSPIDFDSLPEADVDVPAIYENDQFSEELQFLYSGDRLNGLIGLYYLDANASTVFDVLLATTGDVLGLPGLNAQTFGDVGTETWSIFGDFTFDVTDKFSVSLGGRYTEDTRTSQVLRRTYIGGFSEFFGGNPTLIATTSDFNGEADFDDFSPRVSVSYKPTPDTNIYATYSQGFKGGSFDPRGQTTAAPDLDQNGTVSDQEIYQFMQFDPEEVDSFEVGYKASQLGGRLNYSLAGFYSDYTDVQVPGSIGVDTDGDGVNDSFSGVTTNAGAATIWGVEFEGTATVAEDMARTGDLLNLGWSVGYLDAQYDEFIDAFGNDVSDQRVIQNTPDWTANARASYETPFAGGDLLLNTQLSYRGESSQFEVPNPFLDQEAYTLWDASVRWETADGRWGFSLTGKNLTDEEYIVAGYNFVTVNPNGTFTPTLGLEGTLTAFYGDPRTVTAGIDYKF; encoded by the coding sequence ATGAATTCACACACACCGCTTGCGGTGCGCCTCGCGCTCGTTTCCGCTACGGCCCTGACGGCCGCACTCGCTGCTCACGCCCAGGACACAGGGGAAGCCACCGCTTCTGCCGCGGTCGAACAAGCTCAGGACCAGCGCCGCTTTAACACGGTCACCGTGACCGCGCAGCGCCGCGAACAAAATCTCGTCGACGTTCCGCTGTCCGTGTCTGCCTTCGACGGCGACCTTCTGGCTGACCTCGGTGTCGCCGACCTGACGGAAGTCGCAAAGATTACGCCAAACGTGACGCTGGAAGTCTCCCGCGGCACGAACACGACGCTGTCGGCCTTCATCCGCGGCGTAGGCCAGCAGGACCCGGTGGCCGGGTTCGAAGCTGGCGTCGGCATCTATGTCGATGACGTCTACCTCAACCGCCCACAGGGCGCCGTGCTTGATGTCTATGATGTCGAGCGGGTCGAGGTGCTGCGTGGACCGCAAGGCACGCTCTATGGCCGCAACACGATTGGCGGTGCCATCAAATATGTGACCAAGGGCCTCTCCGATGATCCGACCTATGAGATCAATCTGAAAGCCGGCACCTACAATCAGATCGACGGCGTGATCACCACATCGCTGCCTGTGACCGATACGTTCCGCGTCGGCCTTTCAGCCGCGCGCTTCCACCGCGATGGTTTCGGCGAAAATGTCATCACGGGCGAAGAAAACTACGACAAGAACCTCTTCGGCGCGCGTATTTCTGCCGAGTGGGATGCCGCTGATAACTTTCAGATCCGCGCGGCAGCAGATTATTCGCTCGACAAGTCGAATGCCCGTCAGGGTCATCGGCTGATCCCTGACCAGCTCCCACCTTTCACTTATCCGGTTTTGGGCGACGTCTTCGATACGCGCGCTGGGCTTGATGCCATCGAACAGCGTGTCGAGGCCTATGGTGGATCGCTGGTTGCGCAGTGGGATATCAATGAAAACTGGACGATCAAGAATATCCTCGCCTACCGCGAAGATGAAAGCACCTCTCCGATCGATTTCGACTCTCTGCCAGAAGCCGACGTCGATGTGCCGGCCATCTATGAGAACGACCAGTTCTCTGAAGAGCTTCAGTTCCTCTATTCAGGTGATCGCCTGAACGGTCTGATCGGTCTCTACTATCTCGATGCGAACGCATCGACCGTGTTCGATGTGCTGCTTGCCACAACGGGCGATGTGCTTGGTTTGCCGGGTCTGAATGCGCAGACCTTTGGTGATGTCGGCACCGAGACCTGGTCGATCTTTGGCGACTTCACTTTTGATGTCACCGATAAGTTCTCTGTCTCTCTGGGCGGTCGCTATACCGAGGACACCCGCACATCGCAGGTCCTGCGCCGGACCTATATTGGCGGCTTCTCGGAGTTCTTCGGCGGAAACCCGACCCTCATCGCAACAACTTCGGATTTCAACGGCGAGGCTGACTTCGACGATTTCAGCCCACGCGTTTCGGTTTCCTACAAGCCGACGCCGGATACCAATATCTACGCTACCTATTCGCAGGGCTTCAAAGGCGGCTCGTTCGACCCGCGCGGCCAGACGACGGCGGCGCCTGACCTTGATCAGAACGGCACCGTGTCCGATCAGGAAATCTATCAGTTCATGCAGTTCGACCCGGAAGAGGTTGATTCCTTCGAGGTCGGTTACAAGGCCAGCCAGCTTGGCGGACGGCTCAATTACAGCCTTGCCGGCTTCTATTCCGACTATACCGACGTGCAGGTGCCGGGCTCTATCGGTGTCGATACCGACGGCGACGGCGTCAACGACTCCTTCTCCGGTGTGACGACCAATGCCGGTGCCGCAACGATCTGGGGTGTTGAGTTTGAGGGCACGGCAACCGTGGCTGAAGACATGGCGCGCACAGGCGACCTTCTGAACCTTGGCTGGTCTGTCGGCTATCTCGATGCCCAGTATGACGAGTTCATCGACGCGTTCGGCAATGACGTTTCCGATCAGCGCGTCATCCAGAACACGCCAGACTGGACCGCGAACGCCCGCGCTTCCTATGAGACGCCATTTGCGGGCGGTGATCTGCTGCTCAACACGCAGCTCTCCTATCGCGGTGAGTCGAGCCAATTCGAAGTGCCCAATCCGTTCCTCGACCAGGAAGCCTATACGCTGTGGGACGCCAGCGTGCGCTGGGAAACGGCGGACGGCCGTTGGGGCTTCAGCCTGACCGGCAAGAACCTCACCGATGAGGAATACATTGTCGCAGGCTACAACTTCGTGACGGTGAACCCGAACGGCACCTTCACGCCGACGCTTGGTCTCGAAGGCACGCTGACGGCCTTCTATGGTGACCCTCGGACGGTCACCGCCGGCATCGACTACAAATTCTAG